A window of the Dioscorea cayenensis subsp. rotundata cultivar TDr96_F1 chromosome 14, TDr96_F1_v2_PseudoChromosome.rev07_lg8_w22 25.fasta, whole genome shotgun sequence genome harbors these coding sequences:
- the LOC120275279 gene encoding uncharacterized protein LOC120275279, with translation MTINALSPLSAFFTPRRHLFNPFPSRRPFPRRHPPPRVVGDSKGTKTSTDPISERAQSDQLVDGMDFGELCNDFECISSPLVESTARQLVRDILEMREQNRSFGCFSVSIKYKDPVRNFIGREKYNRPLWATDALEKPTATVQEMVMLSTSVLNIKWTLKGKPKFLGFLAGNLIVRVNSRFTLNQISGQVVEHEETWDLSESSPIAQAYFWISRRFFAAIDASKDSFDAAKNMQTSFSTDKENMEPYPDPSTDPTKFFQSDDGMQKDAYQIALFLAIVYFVVQFLRTTL, from the exons ATGACGATCAATGCTCTCTCCCCGCTTTCCGCCTTCTTCACCCCTCGCCGCCACCTCTTCAATCCCTTTCCATCTCGCCGCCCATTCCCACGCCGCCACCCACCACCTCGAG TCGTGGGTGATTCTAAAGGGACTAAGACATCCACTGATCCAATATCTGAAAGAGCTCAATCAGACCAGCTTGTTGATGGCATGGACTTTGGTGAACTCTGCAATGACTTTGAATGCATAAGCAGCCCCTTAGTGGAGTCCACAGCAAGACAACTTGTGCGTGACATACTAGAAATGAGAGAACAAAATCGTTCCTTTGGATGTTTCTCTGTTTCCATCAAATATAAG GATCCAGTTAGGAATTTTATTGGTCGCGAAAAGTACAACAGACCTTTGTGGGCGACTGATGCCCTTGAGAAGCCTACTGCG ACAGTGCAGGAGATGGTAATGTTGTCAACCAGTGTACTCAACATCAAATGGACACTAAAAGGAAAGCCGAAATTTCTTGGTTTCCTTGCGGGGAACTTGATAGTCCGCGTGAATTCACGATTTACATTAAACCAAATAAGTGGTCAAGTTGTTGAGCATGAGGAAACATGGGATTTATCTGAATCATCACCTATTGCTCAAGCATATTTCTGGATTTCCAGGAGGTTTTTTGCTGCAATTGATGCTAGCAAAGATTCATTTGATGCTGCTAAGAATATGCAAACAAGTTTCTCGACAGACAAAGAAAACATGGAACCTTATCCTGATCCATCCACTGATCCTACAAAG TTCTTTCAAAGTGATGATGGTATGCAGAAGGATGCTTATCAGATTGCACTCTTCTTGgctattgtttattttgttgtacAGTTCTTGAGGACAACCCTATGA